A single window of Treponema denticola ATCC 35405 DNA harbors:
- a CDS encoding carbon-nitrogen hydrolase family protein — MSKIIIALLQLTPGNSLVENMYIGIAACRKAKNMGADIALFPEMWSIGYEIPKSVNELKSKAISKNDAFIHSFSDLAKELQMAIGITFLEKYEPLPRNSICLFDRFGKELYTYAKVHTCIFGDEKNLMPGNDFYVSELDTERGCVKIGSMICYDREFPESARILMLKGAEILLVPNACPMEINRISQLRARAFENMVGIATVNYPKGKPDCNGHSTAFDGIAYKIDEPYSRDTLIIEAGEEEGIYIATFNIEELRKYRSREVHGNAYRQPTKYEILLSEEKQEPFIRKDYRKSAN, encoded by the coding sequence TTGAGCAAAATTATCATAGCTTTACTACAATTAACGCCGGGGAACTCTCTTGTTGAAAATATGTATATCGGTATAGCTGCTTGTCGCAAGGCAAAAAATATGGGGGCAGATATAGCATTATTTCCTGAAATGTGGAGTATTGGTTACGAAATCCCTAAATCTGTCAATGAATTAAAGAGTAAAGCAATTAGTAAAAATGATGCATTTATACATTCATTCTCGGATTTAGCAAAAGAATTGCAAATGGCTATCGGTATAACATTTCTTGAAAAGTATGAGCCATTACCAAGAAACAGTATATGTCTGTTTGATAGATTTGGAAAAGAACTATATACCTATGCAAAAGTACATACATGTATTTTTGGAGATGAAAAAAATTTAATGCCCGGTAATGATTTTTATGTATCTGAATTAGACACAGAGCGCGGTTGTGTAAAAATAGGTTCAATGATTTGTTATGATAGAGAATTTCCTGAGAGTGCACGAATACTCATGCTCAAAGGTGCAGAAATACTACTTGTACCGAATGCATGTCCAATGGAAATTAATAGGATTTCACAATTAAGAGCAAGAGCATTTGAAAATATGGTTGGCATTGCAACTGTTAATTATCCAAAAGGAAAACCCGATTGTAATGGTCATTCTACAGCATTTGACGGTATTGCCTATAAAATTGATGAACCATATTCACGAGATACATTAATAATAGAAGCCGGAGAGGAAGAAGGAATATATATCGCAACTTTTAATATAGAGGAATTAAGAAAGTATAGAAGTAGAGAAGTTCATGGTAACGCATACCGGCAGCCGACAAAATATGAGATTTTATTATCGGAAGAGAAACAAGAGCCGTTTATCCGTAAAGATTATAGAAAATCAGCAAACTAA
- a CDS encoding SAP domain-containing protein, giving the protein MTIKEFENKYWYMSELKELAKSQKIPFDSKIRKEQLEEMISQFLQTGIVSKKNSSKIKSCNVDILDLNSFVDNFRNTKETWKFINTEMDKRAPGLKIKSGAKYWLNRWIENKLSHGEKITYNDVICEYIRLNKTEGKLPQIPSCKFNNFISDYLANEKNATREDALEAWKKLKDMKIKKDYITWKKNKNT; this is encoded by the coding sequence ATGACAATAAAAGAATTTGAGAATAAATATTGGTATATGAGTGAGCTTAAAGAGTTGGCAAAATCGCAAAAAATTCCATTTGATTCAAAAATTCGAAAGGAGCAGCTTGAAGAAATGATTTCTCAATTTTTGCAAACAGGAATTGTGAGTAAAAAAAATAGCAGTAAGATTAAAAGTTGTAATGTAGATATATTGGATTTAAATAGTTTTGTTGACAATTTTAGAAACACAAAAGAAACATGGAAATTTATAAATACTGAAATGGATAAACGAGCACCTGGTCTGAAAATAAAATCAGGAGCAAAATATTGGCTTAATCGCTGGATAGAAAATAAACTTTCTCATGGCGAAAAAATAACGTATAATGATGTCATTTGTGAATATATTCGTTTAAATAAAACTGAAGGAAAACTTCCGCAAATCCCGTCCTGTAAATTTAATAACTTTATAAGTGATTATCTGGCAAATGAAAAAAATGCAACAAGAGAAGATGCTTTGGAAGCGTGGAAAAAACTAAAAGATATGAAGATAAAAAAAGATTATATAACATGGAAAAAGAATAAAAATACATAA
- a CDS encoding plasmid fertility inhibition factor family protein, which yields MKKIDGLNIYRNANGRIIFELIGNKKYYMSSCEKLFIIIEATYFDRQWKKTNFKIQKIVANIKDKKDDCKYQDAKEGFAHGENNPVPVVNIDIKIENNNDIIPTLCNGLTRTNFLLANNVKYLVFSISKKLLLDDADSYFFIKNDEI from the coding sequence ATGAAAAAAATAGATGGTTTAAATATTTATAGAAATGCAAATGGCCGTATTATTTTTGAACTTATTGGAAATAAAAAATATTATATGAGTTCATGTGAAAAATTATTTATAATTATTGAAGCTACTTATTTCGACAGACAGTGGAAAAAAACTAATTTTAAAATACAAAAAATAGTAGCAAATATTAAAGATAAGAAAGATGATTGTAAATATCAAGATGCGAAGGAAGGATTTGCTCATGGAGAGAATAACCCTGTTCCTGTTGTAAATATTGATATTAAAATAGAAAATAATAACGATATCATACCTACACTGTGCAATGGTTTAACAAGAACAAATTTCTTATTAGCTAATAATGTAAAATATTTAGTTTTCAGTATATCTAAAAAATTATTATTAGATGATGCTGATTCATATTTTTTTATAAAAAACGATGAAATATAA
- a CDS encoding transglutaminase-like domain-containing protein — MKLKYQIILLYCLITLLLFQMVSCKRQQGKQVIKYETKDSFKKVAVELKPVTSNVYEELKRIHTVYPKRAMKGNGLVGVLGGVNLIAHQKGSYDVLLPIPQLVDKQVPIFYSLSVKPESALSSSRLQVREDGNAFLSLVFNADQNTELTIDWSAVVLITPMAIKENDIDPELFTVASPCVQSDSKQITDLATELCTTNEDDELKQYCLNIRNFIANMENVAPPMSLDALGILKSGMNYICTSNANLAAAFMRAQKIPCRMIATIPTNSYRLEMHRIVEYYDGGVWTAFDPSSWSESPLTNTWQNIIMAKSSISDEIASMEPRLCSMLGVPFGQEVEIMKPGLTLHGQDFFWTVAFPLAEFDVTDTIAKLTVACWQEFLQTGIISSKQIDAALATDLDSYSEKISGK, encoded by the coding sequence ATGAAGTTAAAATATCAAATTATATTGTTGTATTGTTTGATTACTCTGTTGCTGTTTCAAATGGTAAGTTGTAAGAGGCAACAAGGTAAACAAGTTATAAAATATGAAACAAAAGATAGTTTTAAAAAAGTAGCCGTAGAACTAAAACCGGTAACATCAAATGTTTATGAAGAACTCAAAAGAATTCATACTGTCTATCCTAAACGTGCAATGAAGGGAAATGGTCTTGTTGGTGTGCTCGGTGGTGTAAATTTAATTGCTCACCAAAAAGGTAGCTATGATGTGTTGCTACCGATACCGCAACTTGTGGACAAGCAAGTTCCCATTTTTTATAGTTTAAGTGTCAAACCTGAATCGGCTTTATCATCAAGCCGATTGCAAGTGAGAGAAGACGGAAATGCTTTTTTAAGCTTAGTATTTAATGCTGACCAGAATACCGAACTCACTATTGATTGGTCTGCAGTTGTTTTAATTACTCCAATGGCAATAAAAGAGAATGATATAGACCCTGAACTATTTACTGTTGCATCACCATGTGTACAATCTGATTCTAAGCAAATTACTGATTTGGCAACTGAATTATGTACTACAAACGAAGATGATGAACTAAAACAATACTGCCTAAATATAAGAAACTTTATTGCAAATATGGAAAATGTTGCACCACCTATGAGTCTTGATGCTTTGGGAATTTTGAAAAGTGGAATGAATTATATTTGCACTTCAAATGCAAATCTTGCGGCAGCATTTATGCGGGCACAAAAAATTCCTTGTCGTATGATAGCAACAATTCCGACAAACTCTTACCGCCTAGAAATGCATCGTATCGTAGAGTATTACGATGGCGGTGTATGGACTGCATTTGATCCAAGTTCTTGGAGTGAAAGTCCTTTGACAAATACATGGCAAAATATCATTATGGCTAAATCAAGTATTTCAGATGAAATAGCATCTATGGAACCTCGTTTATGCTCTATGTTAGGTGTTCCATTTGGGCAAGAGGTAGAAATAATGAAACCGGGTTTAACTTTACATGGTCAAGATTTCTTTTGGACAGTTGCTTTTCCGCTTGCTGAATTTGATGTAACAGATACGATAGCTAAATTAACGGTAGCATGTTGGCAGGAGTTTTTACAAACGGGAATTATAAGTTCAAAGCAAATTGATGCTGCTCTTGCGACTGATTTAGATTCGTATTCAGAAAAAATTAGCGGTAAATAA
- a CDS encoding HNH endonuclease, translating to MSTCYLCKNEITEQNITIEHIILNSMGGRLKSSNLICKECNSKFGDSFDAKLSKQFEFFANILDIKRERGKVQDVIMVRESTGEEYRVTPDGKPIVNKPTIERKEIENGEEIHIQARNLDELKKILVGLKKKYPAINIDECLKKAKHIKERLSEPLGITLTLGGRDSMPAILKMAINFFVEITRDVVTVSEAIEDLRKNSTDKVEPIILEESLFDLGENEVTHSIFLNASPEEKKVYAIIELYGTIQFIVKLSKNYNGNAFIKLYVYDVLLTKEIQKKVNYIPDFNYIFSHEYPKSNPNFQILNDKMSHVMQIAMKRKNNSFISEIIKKSFDNTWGKLPEGKIITNEDVDMCLDELMKNIELYF from the coding sequence ATGAGTACATGTTATTTATGCAAGAATGAAATTACAGAACAAAATATAACAATTGAACATATTATTTTAAATTCTATGGGCGGAAGATTAAAATCATCAAATCTAATCTGTAAAGAGTGTAACTCAAAATTTGGTGATTCATTTGACGCGAAGTTATCAAAGCAATTTGAGTTTTTTGCTAATATTTTAGACATAAAAAGAGAACGAGGAAAAGTTCAAGATGTTATAATGGTAAGAGAATCCACTGGAGAGGAATACAGAGTTACTCCAGATGGCAAACCTATAGTAAATAAACCAACAATTGAGAGAAAGGAAATAGAGAATGGAGAAGAAATCCATATTCAAGCAAGGAATCTTGACGAATTAAAAAAGATTTTAGTAGGGTTAAAAAAGAAATACCCTGCAATCAATATTGATGAGTGTTTAAAAAAAGCTAAACATATAAAAGAAAGATTATCAGAACCTTTGGGTATTACGTTAACACTTGGCGGAAGAGACTCAATGCCTGCCATACTAAAAATGGCTATTAATTTTTTTGTTGAAATTACACGTGATGTAGTAACAGTATCTGAAGCAATTGAAGATCTTCGGAAAAATTCGACAGACAAAGTTGAGCCAATAATATTAGAAGAGAGTCTTTTTGATCTAGGAGAGAATGAAGTTACTCATAGTATATTTTTAAACGCTAGTCCAGAAGAAAAAAAAGTATATGCAATTATAGAATTATATGGAACAATTCAATTTATTGTAAAACTTTCAAAAAATTATAATGGAAATGCGTTTATAAAACTTTATGTTTATGATGTTTTATTGACAAAAGAAATTCAGAAAAAAGTAAATTACATACCAGATTTTAATTATATATTCTCTCATGAATATCCAAAGTCAAATCCTAATTTTCAAATTTTAAATGATAAAATGAGTCATGTTATGCAAATCGCTATGAAAAGAAAAAATAATTCTTTCATTTCTGAAATTATAAAAAAATCGTTTGATAATACTTGGGGAAAATTACCTGAGGGAAAAATCATAACAAATGAAGATGTAGATATGTGTCTTGATGAATTAATGAAAAATATAGAGCTTTATTTTTAG
- a CDS encoding TIGR04076 family protein, protein MKYKVKLTVIDKKLYPELQKQYCADQNSGVCPCYNVGDEFIFERDEKNDHFWHGGINTLVKTIAEPNTVAGGPKIPHCSEAWDAISRYIYTGLQGGSIMRGWMKEENTMIACCSDGTRPVIFKIERLDIEE, encoded by the coding sequence ATGAAATACAAAGTAAAATTAACCGTAATAGATAAAAAATTATATCCTGAGTTACAAAAACAGTATTGTGCAGATCAAAATTCTGGTGTCTGTCCTTGTTATAATGTTGGAGATGAATTTATTTTTGAAAGGGATGAAAAAAATGATCATTTTTGGCATGGAGGAATAAATACTCTTGTAAAAACAATAGCGGAGCCTAATACTGTTGCGGGCGGACCAAAAATACCTCATTGTTCAGAAGCATGGGATGCAATTAGTCGTTATATCTATACAGGTTTACAAGGCGGTTCAATTATGCGAGGCTGGATGAAAGAAGAAAATACAATGATTGCTTGTTGTTCTGATGGAACTCGTCCTGTAATTTTTAAAATTGAGAGACTTGATATAGAAGAATAG
- a CDS encoding SEFIR domain-containing protein: MKVFISYAWTNNEYTSKILLLAERLMSDGVETIIDKWDLSAGQDKYAFMEQMIQDSSIDHVLIMLNREYKQKSDERKGGVGTEAQIISSDLYNKVDQTKFIPIVIEKDDSGRPYLPIYLNNRIYIDLSENENCEYRYEELLRLIYKRPQFQKPKLGTAPLWIFEDKENISNINIKERELITSLEKNHKSRIIKVRDYIEIIQSELINAEINEKYHGQHDFGKVALDSFTAMTPVKNSLLNVLKNIAIYDESIETFDEFFQFFRNIEKFYRPNTNKDNSSWTLGQYDNYALFFYELIISSMAILLKFNRYNLANKFLSNVLIKDNATNWMYGGLEKNIETIYDKFESLHIIPEYFQSITGKSFLHPVVEILKNRVFPSLFFSDIIEADLVLHYYRAFTS, encoded by the coding sequence ATGAAAGTATTTATATCATACGCTTGGACAAATAATGAGTACACTTCAAAAATATTATTACTGGCTGAAAGATTAATGTCTGATGGTGTTGAAACGATTATTGACAAGTGGGATCTTTCTGCTGGTCAGGATAAATATGCATTTATGGAACAGATGATTCAAGATAGTAGTATCGATCATGTACTGATAATGCTTAATCGAGAATACAAACAAAAATCCGATGAGAGGAAAGGTGGAGTAGGGACTGAAGCACAGATTATTAGTTCAGATTTGTATAATAAAGTTGACCAAACTAAGTTTATTCCTATTGTAATTGAAAAAGACGATAGTGGAAGACCGTACCTACCGATATATCTTAATAACAGAATTTACATTGATTTATCAGAGAATGAAAATTGTGAGTATCGGTATGAAGAACTGCTTAGATTAATTTATAAACGTCCTCAGTTTCAAAAACCTAAGCTTGGAACTGCACCTTTATGGATTTTTGAAGATAAAGAAAATATATCAAATATAAATATCAAAGAGCGAGAATTAATCACTTCTCTTGAAAAGAATCATAAAAGTAGGATTATAAAAGTAAGAGACTATATAGAAATAATACAAAGCGAGTTAATTAATGCAGAAATCAATGAGAAATATCATGGTCAGCATGATTTTGGGAAGGTTGCACTTGATTCATTTACTGCAATGACTCCTGTTAAAAATAGCTTATTAAATGTATTAAAAAACATAGCCATATATGATGAAAGTATAGAAACTTTCGATGAGTTTTTTCAGTTTTTTAGAAATATTGAAAAATTTTATAGACCAAATACTAACAAAGATAATTCATCATGGACACTGGGGCAATACGATAATTATGCACTGTTTTTTTATGAACTTATAATAAGTTCAATGGCTATTCTATTAAAATTTAATAGGTATAATCTTGCAAATAAATTTTTAAGTAATGTTTTGATAAAAGATAATGCTACAAATTGGATGTATGGTGGACTAGAAAAAAATATTGAAACCATTTATGATAAATTTGAAAGCTTACATATAATACCAGAATATTTTCAATCAATTACTGGGAAGTCTTTTTTACACCCAGTTGTTGAAATACTAAAAAATCGAGTTTTTCCCAGTTTATTTTTCTCAGATATCATAGAAGCAGACTTGGTTTTACATTACTATCGTGCATTTACATCTTAA
- a CDS encoding SH3 domain-containing protein gives MKQKKVVSMVCVLVLIISAVTLYSEEIRTSKYYGVHFITEIKENNVNVREAPSLEANVIVTLNEGHKIRITGISKVNEKIDGYSGYWFRIEILDFKAKELYSLGKWVFSKYVKDKDITPSIIRLKKSNEILNNQVSSLELLIEKNGRTRTVKVPVERKKNRYTFVWNDYPNAEFMYYDVPGVYRWIPEFNEIRHVSYYSIDKWSSDEFTEDYRYCISDEGSAPGIRGVIVRNLKNGRIIFEGSYYSSWNLDGYEIDIVYSPSEWDIKNGQVDQETLKHFTDYQKSHKLKEFEYILVKYRYNFVEKKRKFIGYEIMFNNN, from the coding sequence ATGAAACAGAAAAAAGTAGTTTCAATGGTTTGTGTATTGGTTCTAATAATTAGTGCAGTAACATTATATTCAGAAGAAATACGAACAAGCAAATATTATGGAGTTCATTTTATTACGGAAATAAAAGAGAATAATGTTAACGTAAGAGAGGCTCCTTCTCTTGAAGCTAATGTAATAGTAACATTAAATGAAGGTCATAAAATTCGTATTACAGGCATATCAAAAGTGAATGAAAAAATTGACGGATATTCAGGGTATTGGTTTAGAATTGAAATTCTTGATTTTAAGGCTAAGGAGCTTTACTCATTAGGTAAATGGGTTTTTAGTAAATATGTAAAAGATAAAGATATTACTCCATCTATAATACGTCTAAAAAAATCCAATGAAATATTAAATAATCAAGTTTCCTCTTTAGAATTATTAATTGAAAAAAATGGTAGAACTAGAACAGTTAAAGTTCCTGTAGAAAGGAAAAAAAATAGATATACTTTTGTATGGAATGATTATCCTAATGCTGAGTTTATGTACTATGATGTTCCAGGAGTTTATAGATGGATTCCCGAATTTAATGAAATTAGGCATGTATCTTATTATTCTATCGATAAATGGTCCTCTGATGAGTTTACAGAAGATTACAGATATTGTATTAGTGATGAAGGTTCTGCACCCGGAATAAGAGGCGTTATTGTAAGAAATTTGAAAAATGGCAGGATAATTTTTGAAGGATCCTATTATTCTTCTTGGAATTTAGACGGATATGAGATTGATATTGTCTATTCTCCAAGTGAGTGGGATATAAAAAATGGTCAAGTTGATCAAGAAACGCTAAAACATTTTACTGATTACCAAAAAAGTCATAAACTAAAAGAGTTTGAGTATATTTTAGTTAAATACCGTTATAATTTTGTAGAAAAAAAGAGAAAATTTATCGGATATGAGATAATGTTTAATAACAATTAG